From Onychostoma macrolepis isolate SWU-2019 chromosome 05, ASM1243209v1, whole genome shotgun sequence, one genomic window encodes:
- the LOC131540455 gene encoding aerolysin-like protein gives MSYPTTLELIGGGGGAYSSFTGVNNGASLEKIGVWVGGWQVKAVRVWLSDGRSATFGDPDGPYQEYAFKLNECFTSLSLWGNGAGTRLGAIKFKTNLGGEFFAKMTSWGLKREYPIDVSSGFCLGVEGRSGLDIDCMGFVFLHAVQSTVLTNVNYPTINQLIPQVTVEEIKDVTYRNDTSAKQQQRVDASEKVTRKSSWSVSDRFTSTFSMEVKAGIPKVVDVSTGFSFSVGHENTCSHEQTNETTETLSTMIDVPPKKAVNVNVTIGRATFDLPYTGTVKITCKNGSVLQYETKGQYKGVTYTAIKVNTQEFGL, from the coding sequence ATGTCCTACCCAACAACTCTGGAACTCATTGGTGGTGGAGGAGGTGCTTACTCTTCATTTACTGGTGTGAATAACGGTGCCAGTTTAGAGAAGATTGGCGTGTGGGTGGGTGGATGGCAGGTGAAGGCTGTCAGGGTTTGGCTTTCAGATGGCAGAAGTGCAACCTTTGGCGATCCAGATGGACCGTATCAAGAGTACGCGTTCAAACTTAATGAGTGTTTCACCTCACTGTCCCTCTGGGGGAACGGAGCAGGAACGCGTCTTGGAGCCATCAAATTCAAGACCAACCTGGGTGGAGAATTTTTTGCAAAGATGACGAGCTGGGGCTTAAAAAGAGAATATCCCATTGATGTCAGCTCTGGATTTTGTCTGGGAGTTGAAGGAAGATCTGGTTTAGATATTGACTGCATGGGATTTGTGTTTCTCCACGCCGTTCAATCAACTGTTCTCACAAATGTCAACTATCCCACAATAAACCAACTGATACCACAAGTGACCGTAGAAGAGATCAAAGACGTCACTTACAGAAACGACACCTCTGCCAAACAACAGCAAAGAGTTGACGCTTCAGAGAAAGTGACCAGAAAGTCTTCATGGTCTGTGAGTGACCGCTTTACCTCAACATTTAGTATGGAAGTGAAGGCAGGGATTCCAAAGGTTGTGGACGTTTCTACAGGATTCAGTTTCAGCGTTGGCCATGAAAACACTTGCAGTCATGAGCAGACCAATGAGACCACTGAAACCCTGTCGACCATGATTGATGTGCCACCTAAAAAGGCAGTGAATGTTAACGTCACTATCGGAAGAGCCACGTTTGACCTGCCTTACACTGGCACGGTGAAGATCACTTGCAAGAACGGCAGTGTGTTGCAGTACGAAACCAAGGGCCAATACAAAGGCGTCACTTACACTGCTATCAAAGTGAATACGCAAGAATTTGGTCTGTAA
- the LOC131540454 gene encoding aerolysin-like protein translates to MSYPTTLELIGGGGGAYSSFTGVNNGASLEKIGVWVGGWQVKAVRVWLSDGRSATFGDPDGPYQEYAFKLNECFTSLSLWGNGEGSRLGAIKFKTNLGGEFFAKMTSWGLKREYPIDVSSGFCLGVEGRSGLDIDCMGFVFLHAVQSTVLTNVNYPTINQLIPQVTVEEIKDVTYRNDTSAKQQQRVDASEKVTRKSSWSVSDRFTSTFSMEVKAGIPKVVDVSTGFSFSVGHENTCSHEQTNETTETLSTMIDVPPKKAVNVNVTIGRAMFDLPYTGTVKITCKNGSVLQYETKGQYKGVTYTAIKVNTQEFGL, encoded by the coding sequence ATGTCCTACCCAACAACTCTGGAACTCATTGGTGGTGGAGGAGGTGCTTACTCTTCATTTACTGGTGTGAATAACGGTGCCAGTTTAGAGAAGATTGGCGTGTGGGTGGGTGGATGGCAGGTGAAGGCTGTCAGGGTTTGGCTTTCAGATGGCAGAAGTGCAACCTTTGGCGATCCAGATGGACCGTATCAAGAGTACGCGTTCAAACTTAATGAGTGTTTCACCTCACTGTCCCTCTGGGGGAACGGAGAAGGATCACGTCTTGGAGCCATCAAATTCAAGACCAACCTGGGTGGAGAATTTTTTGCAAAGATGACGAGCTGGGGCTTAAAAAGAGAATATCCCATTGATGTCAGCTCTGGATTTTGTCTGGGAGTTGAAGGAAGATCTGGTTTAGATATTGACTGCATGGGATTTGTGTTTCTCCACGCCGTTCAATCAACTGTTCTCACAAATGTCAACTATCCCACAATAAACCAACTGATACCACAAGTGACCGTAGAAGAGATCAAAGACGTCACTTACAGAAACGACACCTCTGCCAAACAACAGCAAAGAGTTGACGCTTCAGAGAAAGTGACCAGAAAGTCTTCATGGTCTGTGAGTGACCGCTTTACCTCAACATTTAGTATGGAAGTGAAGGCAGGGATTCCAAAGGTTGTGGACGTTTCTACAGGATTCAGTTTCAGCGTTGGCCATGAAAACACTTGCAGTCATGAGCAGACCAATGAGACCACTGAAACCCTGTCGACCATGATTGATGTGCCACCTAAAAAGGCAGTGAATGTTAACGTCACTATCGGAAGAGCCATGTTTGACCTGCCTTACACTGGCACGGTGAAGATCACTTGCAAGAACGGCAGTGTGTTGCAGTACGAAACCAAGGGCCAATACAAAGGCGTCACTTACACTGCTATCAAAGTGAATACGCAAGAATTTGGTCTGTAA
- the LOC131540457 gene encoding aerolysin-like protein, protein WVGEWQVKAVKVWLSDGRSETFGNSDGPYQEYAFKLSERFTSLSLWGNGAGTRLGAIKFKTNLDGEFFARMTSWGLKREYPIDVSSGFCLGVEGRAASDIDSMGFMFLSAVQSTVLTNVNYPTIKELIPQVTVEEIKAVTFRNDTSATQQQKVETSKKVTKKSSWSVCNRFTATFSMEVKAGIPGVIEASTGFSFSVGQEGTYSHEQTDETKLKGIFWKCVTMQNTTMVTINKI, encoded by the coding sequence tggGTGGGTGAATGGCAGGTGAAGGCTGTCAAGGTTTGGCTTTCAGATGGCAGAAGTGAAACCTTTGGCAATTCAGATGGACCGTATCAAGAGTACGCGTTCAAACTTAGTGAGCGTTTCACCTCACTGTCCCTCTGGGGGAACGGAGCAGGAACACGTCTTGGAGCCATCAAATTCAAGACCAACCTGGATGGAGAATTTTTTGCAAGGATGACGAGCTGGGGCTTAAAAAGAGAATATCCCATTGATGTCAGCTCTGGATTTTGTCTGGGAGTTGAAGGAAGAGCTGCTTCAGATATTGATAGCATGGGATTTATGTTTCTCAGTGCCGTTCAATCAACCGTTCTCACAAATGTCAACTATCCCACAATAAAAGAACTGATACCACAAGTGACCGTAGAAGAGATCAAAGCCGTCACTTTCAGAAACGACACCTCTGCCACACAACAGCAAAAAGTTGAAACTTCAAAGAAAGTGACCAAAAAGTCTTCATGGTCAGTGTGTAACCGCTTTACCGCAACATTTAGTATGGAAGTGAAGGCAGGGATTCCTGGGGTTATAGAAGCTTCTACAGGATTCAGTTTCAGCGTTGGACAAGAAGGCACTTACAGTCATGAGCAGACGGATGAGACCAAATTGAAAGGAATTTTCTGGAAATGTGTAACTATGCAAAATACAAcgatggtgacaatcaacaaaatataa